In Spirobacillus cienkowskii, a genomic segment contains:
- the speE gene encoding polyamine aminopropyltransferase, whose translation MFSKKLPYALESDSGNSSSLDLWYQEKHNNEVSFGLHVKKVLNSVQSPFQRVDVFESTGFGRVLTLDGLMMCSDRDEFVYHEMISHIPLLVHPNPKRVLVIGGGDGGTLREVLRHDCIEEAVLCEIDGEVVAAAKQFFPALAFGLNHPRAKVHIGDGVEFVKNSANAQFDVVIVDSTDPIGPGVGLFSGEFYKEVKRILTPGGIVAAQCESPWENNIDLSKVYGNLKEAFSSVYSMVGSIPSYPYGYWSWGFASDSVHPFKDINLDKAKAIEKASKYYNVDVHRAAFALPNFLRSKLKNVVENA comes from the coding sequence ATGTTTTCAAAAAAATTACCATATGCTCTTGAGTCGGATTCTGGCAACTCATCATCCCTTGATCTTTGGTATCAAGAAAAGCACAATAACGAAGTTTCTTTTGGCCTTCACGTTAAAAAGGTGCTTAATTCAGTACAAAGCCCTTTTCAGAGAGTTGATGTTTTTGAATCAACTGGTTTTGGCCGTGTGTTGACGTTAGATGGTTTGATGATGTGCTCTGATCGTGATGAGTTTGTCTACCACGAAATGATTTCTCATATTCCTCTACTTGTTCATCCTAATCCTAAAAGAGTTCTAGTAATAGGTGGTGGTGATGGAGGTACATTGCGTGAAGTTTTGCGTCACGACTGCATAGAAGAAGCTGTTTTATGTGAAATTGACGGAGAAGTGGTTGCTGCGGCAAAACAATTTTTTCCTGCATTAGCATTTGGTTTAAATCACCCTAGAGCAAAAGTTCATATTGGCGATGGCGTTGAGTTTGTTAAAAACAGCGCAAATGCGCAGTTTGATGTTGTCATTGTTGATTCAACCGATCCAATAGGGCCTGGTGTGGGTCTTTTTTCTGGTGAGTTTTATAAAGAAGTAAAAAGAATTTTAACTCCGGGAGGGATTGTTGCTGCCCAATGCGAGTCTCCATGGGAAAATAATATTGATCTTAGTAAGGTGTACGGAAATCTAAAAGAGGCATTCAGTTCTGTTTATTCTATGGTTGGTTCTATTCCTTCTTACCCATACGGCTACTGGTCTTGGGGTTTTGCGAGTGATTCTGTTCATCCATTCAAAGACATTAATCTAGATAAAGCCAAAGCAATTGAGAAAGCTTCTAAGTATTACAACGTCGACGTGCATAGGGCTGCGTTTGCATTGCCCAATTTCTTGCGTTCTAAACTTAAGAATGTTGTTGAAAATGCATAA